The genomic DNA GAGTTCTGCCTTTACACGTTGCATTTGCTCCATTTTTTCGTCTAACGTTTGCACTTGTTTTTCAAGCATATCTTTAATTTCTTGAATCACTTCACGATCACGAGGGTTCTCGCTATTTCTTCTTTGCTCCATTCTTTCTTTTAGTGATAAGAAATGTTGCATTTCTTGAAGTGTGATTCCTAGCACTTCTTTCGCTTCTACAATTCTTTTAATTCTGGCAATATCCTCATCCGTATACAGACGAATATTCCCCTCACTACGTTCTGGGGGATGAATTAAACCAATTTCCTCATAATAACGAAGTGTACGTTTTGTTAAACCGACTTGCTTTGTTACTTCATCAATTTTATACATGTTTATTCCTCCCTTCACTCAATTATTACATTTTACGTTAACGTTAACTTTTCTGCAACTGTTAGACTTTTGTAAATGTTTGTCATATTCAATTGTATTTTCCCTAAAGCAGTTTCATAATGAAAGAAAAGAGATAATAAGGAGATTTTCATATGAGTAAACCACTTATTTTTGCTCACCGCGGAGTAAAAGGAACACATCCCGAAAATACGATGATTGCCTTCCAAGAAGCTGAACGCATTGGCGCTCACGGAATTGAACTCGATGTCCACCTATCAAAAGATGGTGAACTTGTCGTAATTCACGATGAAACCGTCGATCGTACAACAAATGGCGTTGGACTTGTTTCTGAAAAAACGGTAGAGGAATTACAATCATTGGACGCTGGTAGCCATAAAGCCCCTTCTTTCCAAGAAGCAAAAATTCCAACGTTGCGCGAGGTTTTCATTTGGCTTTCCACAACGAACTTACAACTAAATATCGAATTAAAAACAGATGTTATTCATTACCCAAATATTGAGGAAAAAGTTGTTGCACTTGTGCGTGAATATCATCTTTCAAATCAAATTGTATTTTCATCATTTAACCATGACTCTGTTTCATTATTAGCAGAAATTGCTCCTGAAATTCCAAGAGCAATTTTATATGATACACCGATTGCTGATCCAATTGCCGAAGCAAAACATAGAGAAGCAAGTGGATTACATCCAAACTTCCAGCTATTAACGAAAGAATTTGTGCAGTTAGCACAAGAGCAAGGATATGTTTTCCGTCCATATACAATTAACGAATACAAAGATTTACAAACTATGATTGATTATGGTGTAGATGTCATCATTACCGATTGGCCAGCACGTGCCTTTGAGCTCCTTTCTTAATGGAAGGGGCTTTTTTATTTTCGAAATTTCATTGTTTAAAATAAACGAAAACCCTCAATACTAATACAATAACGCTTGTATTAATGAGGGGCTGAAAAAAGATGGATCAAACTATGAATCCAAAACTTAAAAAATATAAACGTCTTTTCTTCACCGCAATGTTTTCTTGCGTCCTTTTCTTCGTTTTTTCTTTTTTTGTTATTATTATAGTTGCAAAAATTATGGGACCTCCTCCTGTTGCGGTCCCGCAAACAAGCGTCTTTTACGCAAACGATGATACCGTTATTGGACAAAGTAACGAAATTCAAAAACGTTACAATGTCTCTCTTAATGAAATTTCACCTTATGTAAAAGAAGCGACCCTTTCTATTGAAGATCAAAGATTTTATAAACATCACGGCTTCGATTTAAAACGGATTGCAGGTGCAATTGTTGCTGATTTAAAAGCAATGGCAAAGGTACAAGGAGCTAGTACAATTACACAACAATACGCGCGTAATCTGTATTTAGATCATGATAAAACGTGGAAACGGAAATTATTAGAGGCAATGTACACTGTCCGCCTTGAAGTAAACTATAATAAAAATCATATTTTAGAAGGATATTTAAATACAATTTATTACGGACATGGCGCTTATGGCATCGAAGCTGCGTCCCGTCTATATTTCGATAAAACAGCAAAAGAGTTAACATTAGCAGAAGCTAGTATGCTCGCAGGTATCCCAAAAGGACCAAGTGTCTATTCTCCCTTTTTGAAAGAGGATCGTGCTAAAGGACGACAAGCCCTCATATTAGATGAAATGGTAGAACAAGGATATA from Bacillus cereus G9842 includes the following:
- a CDS encoding MerR family transcriptional regulator, whose translation is MYKIDEVTKQVGLTKRTLRYYEEIGLIHPPERSEGNIRLYTDEDIARIKRIVEAKEVLGITLQEMQHFLSLKERMEQRRNSENPRDREVIQEIKDMLEKQVQTLDEKMEQMQRVKAELEDSLHRAVTFLESTKGE
- a CDS encoding glycerophosphodiester phosphodiesterase, which produces MSKPLIFAHRGVKGTHPENTMIAFQEAERIGAHGIELDVHLSKDGELVVIHDETVDRTTNGVGLVSEKTVEELQSLDAGSHKAPSFQEAKIPTLREVFIWLSTTNLQLNIELKTDVIHYPNIEEKVVALVREYHLSNQIVFSSFNHDSVSLLAEIAPEIPRAILYDTPIADPIAEAKHREASGLHPNFQLLTKEFVQLAQEQGYVFRPYTINEYKDLQTMIDYGVDVIITDWPARAFELLS